One stretch of Euwallacea similis isolate ESF13 chromosome 6, ESF131.1, whole genome shotgun sequence DNA includes these proteins:
- the LOC136409422 gene encoding uncharacterized protein isoform X1 yields the protein MYNTHRAQSYQQGTESLIKRFNAYHVFLCQIVKYKYAKRYGDGYQFWFDIGEFYKASTEENMKYSIAIALVIATMSSAEPPPRSILARQQQPPYQPRGIRPVRPAFNVPLRSQKQQLPPTPAASYGPPPQEYGPPTEVTTTETPTTTETIETTTTAPQVIIPYNFTRNQSYVDMYLIQAETIREAQKLQEALYVVVPQTQDLIYATAPVSSAKLVQQPRLVPVQAIPAFARIQEIPQVARIVQYPVASSGYTSIVNTPYSSTFVQSFQ from the exons atgTATAACACACATCGAGCCCAAAGCTATCAACAAGGCACCGAATCGCTAATTAAGCGATTTAACGCATATCACGTCTTCTTATGtcaaattgttaaatataaatacGCCAAGAGATATGGTGATGGTTATCAGTTTTGGTTCGATATCGGCGAGTTCTACAAAGCCAGCACCGAAGAAAATATGAAG TACTCCATAGCTATCGCTCTAGTTATAGCAACAATGAGTTCTGCCGAACCTCCACCACGCAGCATTTTGGCTCGCCAGCAACAACCACCTTATCAACCCAGAGGAATTAGACCTGTGAGACCTGCGTTCAATGTACCTTTAAg atctCAAAAGCAGCAACTGCCCCCTACTCCTGCAGCCTCCTACGGACCCCCACCACAGGAATATGGACCTCCGACTGAGGTTACCACCACTGAAACACCCACCACAACTGAAACTATTGAAACTACCACTACAGCGCCACAAGTAATCATTCCTTACAATTTCACTAGAAATCAATCTTATGTTGATATGTATCTGATCCAGGCTGAAACCATAAGAGAGGCTCAGAAACTTCAAGAAGCCCTCTATGTAGTGGTACCTCAAACTCAGGATTTGATCTATGCAACTGCACCGGTGAGTTCAGCCAAATTGGTGCAGCAACCCAGATTGGTTCCAGTGCAGGCGATTCCTGCATTTGCCAGAATTCAGGAGATACCTCAAGTAGCTAGGATAGTTCAATATCCTGTAGCTTCTTCCGGTTATACTTCAATAGTAAATACTCCATATAGTTCTACGTTTGTGCAAAGTTTCCAGTAG
- the LOC136409422 gene encoding uncharacterized protein isoform X3 yields the protein MSKKHTPPDADKWAMYNLIDYSIAIALVIATMSSAEPPPRSILARQQQPPYQPRGIRPVRPAFNVPLRSQKQQLPPTPAASYGPPPQEYGPPTEVTTTETPTTTETIETTTTAPQVIIPYNFTRNQSYVDMYLIQAETIREAQKLQEALYVVVPQTQDLIYATAPVSSAKLVQQPRLVPVQAIPAFARIQEIPQVARIVQYPVASSGYTSIVNTPYSSTFVQSFQ from the exons ATGTCGAAAAAACACACACCGCCTGATGCTGATAAATGGGCCATGTATAACTTAATTGAC TACTCCATAGCTATCGCTCTAGTTATAGCAACAATGAGTTCTGCCGAACCTCCACCACGCAGCATTTTGGCTCGCCAGCAACAACCACCTTATCAACCCAGAGGAATTAGACCTGTGAGACCTGCGTTCAATGTACCTTTAAg atctCAAAAGCAGCAACTGCCCCCTACTCCTGCAGCCTCCTACGGACCCCCACCACAGGAATATGGACCTCCGACTGAGGTTACCACCACTGAAACACCCACCACAACTGAAACTATTGAAACTACCACTACAGCGCCACAAGTAATCATTCCTTACAATTTCACTAGAAATCAATCTTATGTTGATATGTATCTGATCCAGGCTGAAACCATAAGAGAGGCTCAGAAACTTCAAGAAGCCCTCTATGTAGTGGTACCTCAAACTCAGGATTTGATCTATGCAACTGCACCGGTGAGTTCAGCCAAATTGGTGCAGCAACCCAGATTGGTTCCAGTGCAGGCGATTCCTGCATTTGCCAGAATTCAGGAGATACCTCAAGTAGCTAGGATAGTTCAATATCCTGTAGCTTCTTCCGGTTATACTTCAATAGTAAATACTCCATATAGTTCTACGTTTGTGCAAAGTTTCCAGTAG
- the LOC136409422 gene encoding uncharacterized protein isoform X2: MYNTHRAQSYQQGTESLIKRFNAYHVFLCQIVKYKYAKRYGDGYQFWFDIGEFYKASTEENMKYSIAIALVIATMSSAEPPPRSILARQQQPPYQPRGIRPVRPAFNVPLRSQKQQLPPTPAASYGPPPQEYGPPTEVTTTETPTTTETIETTTTAPQAETIREAQKLQEALYVVVPQTQDLIYATAPVSSAKLVQQPRLVPVQAIPAFARIQEIPQVARIVQYPVASSGYTSIVNTPYSSTFVQSFQ; this comes from the exons atgTATAACACACATCGAGCCCAAAGCTATCAACAAGGCACCGAATCGCTAATTAAGCGATTTAACGCATATCACGTCTTCTTATGtcaaattgttaaatataaatacGCCAAGAGATATGGTGATGGTTATCAGTTTTGGTTCGATATCGGCGAGTTCTACAAAGCCAGCACCGAAGAAAATATGAAG TACTCCATAGCTATCGCTCTAGTTATAGCAACAATGAGTTCTGCCGAACCTCCACCACGCAGCATTTTGGCTCGCCAGCAACAACCACCTTATCAACCCAGAGGAATTAGACCTGTGAGACCTGCGTTCAATGTACCTTTAAg atctCAAAAGCAGCAACTGCCCCCTACTCCTGCAGCCTCCTACGGACCCCCACCACAGGAATATGGACCTCCGACTGAGGTTACCACCACTGAAACACCCACCACAACTGAAACTATTGAAACTACCACTACAGCGCCACAA GCTGAAACCATAAGAGAGGCTCAGAAACTTCAAGAAGCCCTCTATGTAGTGGTACCTCAAACTCAGGATTTGATCTATGCAACTGCACCGGTGAGTTCAGCCAAATTGGTGCAGCAACCCAGATTGGTTCCAGTGCAGGCGATTCCTGCATTTGCCAGAATTCAGGAGATACCTCAAGTAGCTAGGATAGTTCAATATCCTGTAGCTTCTTCCGGTTATACTTCAATAGTAAATACTCCATATAGTTCTACGTTTGTGCAAAGTTTCCAGTAG